A single Streptomyces mirabilis DNA region contains:
- a CDS encoding SDR family oxidoreductase encodes MSESEAVRSQEPPLIAVIGAAGLCGTYVLEAALRAPFRVRAVVHGSAGRERVAALGVDDIVEADLEKPDTVRQALKNADFVLMIPPAFHPEEDALAIRALEAAEHAGAHRFVYLSVLHPHTPGLRHHLRKANAEAAVRASRLNWTILQPSMFAQIVLSTWGRAPAGPVGVPFNVDNEFSFIDLRDLGEAGVKVLSELGHDSATYELAGPALTLAEAVRFAGRARGVDLEARTVDWADAPLPPGVADSASRASDMRAMWRDYDRHGLRGNSNVLRMLLGREPASFAEAATAFAARG; translated from the coding sequence GTGTCCGAATCAGAAGCCGTACGCAGCCAGGAGCCGCCCCTGATCGCGGTGATCGGGGCGGCGGGGCTCTGCGGTACGTACGTGCTGGAGGCCGCGCTGCGAGCTCCCTTCCGGGTCCGGGCCGTGGTGCACGGCTCGGCAGGGCGGGAACGAGTGGCTGCCCTGGGCGTGGACGACATCGTCGAGGCGGACCTGGAGAAGCCGGACACCGTCCGGCAGGCGCTGAAGAACGCAGACTTCGTGCTCATGATTCCGCCGGCGTTCCACCCGGAGGAAGACGCGCTCGCGATCAGGGCACTTGAGGCGGCTGAGCACGCGGGCGCGCACCGGTTCGTGTACTTGTCCGTCCTCCATCCGCACACCCCCGGGCTGCGCCACCACCTGCGCAAGGCGAACGCCGAGGCCGCCGTGCGGGCCTCGCGGCTGAACTGGACGATTCTCCAGCCCTCGATGTTCGCGCAGATCGTCCTGTCGACGTGGGGGAGGGCTCCGGCCGGCCCCGTTGGGGTGCCGTTCAACGTCGACAACGAGTTCTCGTTCATCGACTTGCGTGACCTCGGAGAAGCCGGCGTCAAGGTGCTTTCCGAGCTGGGGCACGACTCGGCGACCTACGAACTCGCGGGACCCGCCCTGACGTTGGCCGAGGCGGTGCGCTTTGCCGGGCGTGCACGAGGAGTGGATCTGGAGGCGAGGACGGTGGACTGGGCGGACGCACCGCTCCCGCCGGGAGTTGCCGACTCTGCGTCCCGGGCCTCGGACATGCGCGCCATGTGGCGGGACTATGACCGGCACGGCCTGCGCGGCAACAGCAACGTCCTGCGGATGCTGCTCGGCCGTGAACCCGCGTCCTTCGCGGAAGCGGCCACCGCGTTCGCCGCGCGAGGCTGA
- a CDS encoding TetR/AcrR family transcriptional regulator, protein MKQPLHRRQPTPGNPRVQRTRNRVLAVARELLPQVGPAGLTYALLAERSDVTRQTLYRHWPTRAALLFDLVLEGPDLGTYPEPGSDVREVATAWLKSLRAGVSVPAVRAAALAVTAQADHDPDSARALVRIGEDRYVGFNRLLEPSGIQISDDEFTLLYGPVLARLFLDRGQVTDAFIDAVVAQWLTTLQPADAPQDSR, encoded by the coding sequence ATGAAGCAGCCCCTCCACCGCCGTCAGCCGACCCCGGGCAACCCGCGCGTACAGCGCACCCGCAATCGCGTGCTGGCCGTCGCGCGGGAACTGCTGCCTCAGGTCGGACCGGCCGGGCTGACCTACGCCCTGCTGGCCGAGCGGTCAGACGTCACCCGCCAAACCCTCTACCGGCACTGGCCCACCCGAGCCGCGCTGCTCTTCGACCTCGTCCTCGAAGGCCCCGACCTCGGCACCTACCCCGAACCGGGCAGCGACGTACGTGAAGTGGCCACCGCCTGGCTGAAGAGCCTGCGCGCCGGCGTCAGCGTGCCGGCCGTGCGAGCGGCGGCCCTGGCCGTCACCGCCCAGGCCGACCACGACCCCGACAGTGCGAGGGCGCTCGTCCGCATCGGCGAAGACCGCTACGTCGGCTTCAACAGGCTGCTGGAGCCTTCGGGCATCCAGATCAGCGACGACGAGTTCACCCTGCTCTACGGGCCCGTCCTCGCCCGGCTCTTCCTCGACCGCGGCCAGGTCACCGACGCCTTCATCGACGCCGTCGTTGCCCAATGGCTCACCACGCTGCAGCCTGCCGACGCACCGCAGGACTCCCGGTAG
- a CDS encoding alpha/beta fold hydrolase, translated as MSPRNLIAPTFARTRLGSGPGLLLAHGAGSSLAGTYGPVLEALAARHTVVGVDYPGSGDTPRSTTPLSVDDLADQLVAAADAEGLDRFAVSGFSLGGPVAIRAAARHPERVTALVLTAAFPHRDNRLALASSVWSKIAASGDRELLAEFQLMMALGTQALESMPAEQLRQTLGYVAAGAADGSSEQTDLVGQVDVRDDLVGIAVPTLVVSTTDDRLTSTALHRRLAETIPGAQLAEIATGHLPMLERTDEWLQLITDFLDKHNA; from the coding sequence ATGTCACCTCGCAACCTGATCGCACCCACGTTCGCCCGCACTCGCCTCGGTTCGGGCCCCGGCCTGCTCCTCGCCCACGGCGCCGGCAGCAGCCTGGCCGGCACCTACGGCCCCGTCCTGGAAGCCCTCGCCGCCCGCCACACCGTCGTCGGCGTCGACTACCCCGGTAGCGGCGACACCCCCCGCTCCACCACCCCGCTGTCCGTCGACGACCTCGCCGACCAGCTCGTCGCCGCCGCCGATGCGGAGGGCCTCGACCGCTTCGCTGTGTCCGGCTTCTCCCTCGGCGGCCCGGTCGCCATCCGAGCCGCCGCCCGCCACCCCGAGCGCGTCACTGCACTCGTCCTGACCGCCGCCTTCCCGCACCGCGACAACCGGCTCGCTCTCGCCTCCTCGGTCTGGAGCAAGATCGCAGCCTCCGGCGACCGCGAACTGCTCGCCGAATTCCAGCTCATGATGGCCCTCGGCACCCAGGCGCTGGAGTCCATGCCCGCCGAGCAGCTGCGGCAGACCCTCGGCTACGTCGCCGCCGGCGCGGCCGACGGCAGCTCCGAGCAGACCGACCTGGTCGGCCAGGTCGACGTCCGGGACGACCTCGTCGGCATCGCGGTCCCCACCTTGGTCGTCTCGACCACCGACGACCGGCTCACCTCCACCGCCCTGCACCGCCGGCTCGCCGAGACCATCCCCGGCGCCCAACTCGCCGAAATCGCCACCGGCCACCTGCCGATGCTGGAGCGGACCGACGAGTGGCTGCAGCTCATCACCGATTTCCTCGACAAGCACAACGCCTGA
- a CDS encoding antibiotic biosynthesis monooxygenase family protein, with translation MLKFGHLDESTHFHDQQKEEAGPVTIINTFVAPEGKEDEVVAAWTDDAEYMKKSGSLLSVQLYRGIGGSWLFTNVAVWKSTEHLRAALGTPEFASHLGSYPAGTVAYPHLYQKFAVEGVCDGE, from the coding sequence ATGCTCAAGTTCGGCCACCTCGACGAGTCCACCCACTTCCACGACCAGCAGAAGGAGGAGGCCGGCCCGGTCACCATCATCAACACCTTTGTCGCCCCGGAGGGCAAGGAGGATGAGGTGGTGGCCGCCTGGACGGACGACGCGGAGTACATGAAGAAGTCGGGGAGCCTCCTCTCGGTGCAGCTGTACCGGGGCATCGGCGGCAGCTGGCTTTTCACCAACGTCGCAGTCTGGAAATCCACCGAGCACCTCCGTGCAGCGCTCGGAACGCCGGAGTTCGCCTCGCATCTGGGGAGCTACCCTGCCGGTACCGTGGCCTACCCGCACCTGTACCAGAAGTTCGCTGTAGAGGGCGTCTGCGACGGGGAATGA